A genome region from Coffea arabica cultivar ET-39 chromosome 7e, Coffea Arabica ET-39 HiFi, whole genome shotgun sequence includes the following:
- the LOC140011101 gene encoding uncharacterized protein — protein sequence MKLLANPFNGSLKRQWRRRKNYHRINGSRRNVKIVKFGGQGEKRAWKIRAIPKLRLKFASPLKLWTKFKNAYMNMMLRLAGNVGAMNSGNDFAGKRIPEARPVPVTYKNSEFENRLIYEIYKSLAVSMEMDSSVSVIPTPNGLKGIDYHPDQEMSH from the exons ATGAAGTTGCTTGCTAATCCATTTAACGGAAGCCTGAAGAGGCAATGGAGAAGAAGGAAGAACTATCACCGAATAAACGGCTCGAGAAGGAATGTAAAGATTGTGAAGTTTGGAGGGCAGGGAGAGAAGAGGGCATGGAAGATCAGAGCAATTCCAAAGTTGCGTCTCAAATTTGCTTCCCCGCTGAAGCTCTGGACCAAGTTCAAGAACGCCTATATGAACATGATGCTTAGATTGGCTGGCAACGTCGGGGCAATGAACAGTGGAAATGATTTTGCCGGAAAGAGGATCCCAGAGGCTCGCCCGGTTCCTGTAACTTATAAAAATAGTGAGTTCGAAAATAGGCTTATTTATGAGATATACAAATCTCTAGCGGTTTCCATGGAGATGGATTCCAG CGTTTCAGTAATTCCAACTCCGAATGGTTTGAAAGGGATTGATTATCACCCTGATCAGGAAATGTCACATTAA
- the LOC113701097 gene encoding large ribosomal subunit protein uL24z-like — translation MKYNPRVSSSRRKSRKAHFTAPSSVRRVIMSAALSADLRNKYNVRSIPVRKDDEVHVVRGTYKGREGKVVQVYRKKWVIHIERITREKVNGSTVNVGIHPSNVVVTKLKLDKDRKDLLDRKARGRAADKAKGKFTVDDVAAAAAPSLQNID, via the coding sequence ATGAAGTACAACCCAAGAGTCTCCAGCTCACGCCGGAAGAGCCGGAAGGCCCACTTCACTGCTCCCTCAAGCGTGCGCCGAGTGATCATGAGCGCGGCTCTCTCAGCCGATCTCCGCAACAAGTACAACGTCCGCTCCATCCCCGTCCGCAAGGACGACGAAGTCCACGTCGTCCGTGGTACCTATAAAGGCCGGGAGGGCAAAGTCGTCCAAGTATACAGAAAGAAATGGGTCATCCACATCGAGCGGATTACCCGGGAGAAAGTCAACGGGTCTACGGTCAACGTCGGAATCCACCCCTCCAATGTTGTGGTGACCAAGCTTAAGCTGGATAAGGACCGTAAGGATTTGCTGGACAGGAAAGCTAGGGGGAGGGCTGCTGATAAGGCTAAGGGGAAATTCACTGTGGATGACGTCGCTGCTGCTGCTGCACCCTCTCTTCAAAACATCGATTAA
- the LOC113700481 gene encoding formyltetrahydrofolate deformylase 1, mitochondrial-like, which produces MCDNVGQPGMPRQPPNSQPNPFGSSFFAGLSFAYQLLYLLDATGFYSLGLHVLGIHVCRATGQELVLILVYNLRPFKIESLDESTSSSISHGIHVFHCPDELGIVAKLSECIASIGGNILNADVFVPKDKNVFYSRRSIALPCTLFLGTFFYGKLISWFCPFFLFFSGLSGLCLRYCEVDLGQMLRVMVPFVIYSSMADMVILQWQISQVLSGNFLKSYGKAVINIHHGLLPSFKGGHQANQVFFKPF; this is translated from the exons ATGTGCGATAATGTTGGACAGCCTGGGATGCCAAGACAGCCACCTAACTCACAGCCAAATCCATTTGGGAGTTCCTTCTTTGCAGGATTGTCTTTTGCTTATCAGCTTTTGTATCTACTAGATGCTACTGGGTTCTACTCTTTAGGATTACACGTTCTTGGGATTCATGTTTGTCGAGCTACAGGGCAGGAGCTGGTACTTATTCTAG TTTACAACTTG AGGCCCTTCAAAATAGAGTCTCTTGATGAATCTACCTCTTCCTCCATCAGCCATGGTATTCATGTCTTCCATTGCCCA GATGAGTTGGGAATAGTTGCAAAGCTATCAGAATGTATTGCTTCAATAGGTGGAAACATTCTCAATGCTGATGTTTTTGTGCCCAAGGACAAGAATGTGTTTTACTCTAGAAGGTCTATTGCACTGCCTTGCACTTTGTTTCTTGGTACATTTTTCTATGGCAAGTTAATAAGTTGGTTTTGTCCTTTCTTCTTATTCTTTTCTGGATTATCTGGCTTATGTTTGAGGTACTGTGAAGTAGATTTAGGCCAGATGTTAAGAGTTATGGTCCCTTTTGTGATTTATTCTTCAATGGCAGATATGGTTATTCTTCAATGGCAGATATC ACAGGTTCTTTCTGGAAACTTCTTAAAAAGTTATGGAAAAGCTGTTATTAATATTCATCATGGCTTATTGCCTTCTTTCAAGGGTGGTCATCAAGCTAATCAAGTTTTTTTTAAGCCTTTTTGA